One part of the Xylanimonas allomyrinae genome encodes these proteins:
- a CDS encoding AI-2E family transporter has protein sequence MKIAFDPRNVWRTGLVVLAVVALAAVVTFVLRAGGSLLFTVFTAWFVSLAMEPAVSRLARRMPRGAATAVVMLGVVAFLGVFFTLFGNLMVQQISSLVQAIPGLVDGALDWAETQFGVRYSLDDLLTQLQANAGSAASVAGQLAGGIVSVLGTIAGAVGTFFIFALMLFYLSADGPRLRRWMASLFPPRAQEATLVVWDTMAEKTGRYVGARLLLATVNATLSAIVFGIIGLPSWLALALWTGIVAQFIPAIGTYISIALPVLVGALSPNPWLGLVVLGWGVLYQQVENLTIEPRISSRAVNVHPAVSFGSVILGTSMFGVAGALLAVPVVAMLLALLDLYRTRYELVPELADGGRRLAPEHETGPAPGPEPDGED, from the coding sequence GTGAAGATCGCCTTCGACCCGCGCAACGTCTGGCGCACCGGGCTGGTGGTGCTCGCGGTCGTCGCGCTCGCCGCCGTCGTGACGTTCGTGCTGCGCGCCGGTGGGTCGCTGCTGTTCACGGTGTTCACCGCGTGGTTCGTCTCGCTCGCGATGGAACCGGCGGTCAGCCGCCTGGCACGCCGCATGCCCCGAGGGGCGGCGACGGCGGTCGTGATGCTCGGCGTCGTCGCGTTCCTGGGCGTGTTCTTCACGCTGTTCGGCAACCTCATGGTGCAGCAGATCTCCTCGCTGGTGCAGGCGATCCCCGGCCTCGTCGACGGCGCCCTCGACTGGGCCGAGACGCAGTTCGGGGTGCGCTACTCGCTCGACGACCTGCTGACCCAGCTCCAGGCCAACGCGGGCAGTGCCGCGAGCGTCGCCGGTCAGCTCGCGGGCGGCATCGTGAGCGTCCTCGGCACCATCGCCGGCGCCGTGGGCACGTTCTTCATCTTCGCGCTCATGCTCTTCTACCTGTCGGCCGACGGCCCGCGCCTGCGCCGCTGGATGGCGTCCCTGTTCCCGCCGCGCGCACAGGAGGCGACGCTCGTCGTCTGGGACACGATGGCGGAGAAGACGGGCCGCTACGTGGGCGCGCGCCTGCTGCTCGCCACGGTGAACGCGACGCTCAGCGCGATCGTCTTCGGCATCATCGGGCTGCCGTCGTGGCTGGCGCTCGCCCTGTGGACGGGCATCGTCGCCCAGTTCATCCCCGCGATCGGCACCTACATCTCGATCGCGCTGCCCGTGCTCGTGGGAGCACTGAGCCCCAACCCGTGGCTCGGCCTCGTCGTGCTCGGCTGGGGCGTGCTCTACCAGCAGGTCGAGAACCTCACGATCGAGCCGCGCATCAGCTCGCGGGCCGTGAACGTCCACCCGGCGGTGAGCTTCGGTTCGGTGATCCTGGGGACGTCGATGTTCGGCGTCGCGGGCGCACTGCTCGCCGTGCCCGTCGTCGCGATGCTGCTCGCGCTGCTCGACCTGTACCGCACGCGCTACGAGCTCGTGCCCGAGCTCGCCGACGGCGGCCGCCGCCTCGCGCCCGAGCACGAGACCGGGCCCGCCCCAGGACCGGAGCCCGACGGCGAGGACTGA
- a CDS encoding ABC transporter ATP-binding protein, translating into MPAPVPPAGPRTTTAPPPPPPPPTAIAGTRDQPVLRRIATLLSPYKAQLALVALAVVVSAGLTSVAPFLTRSVFDDALFPATPDGTVGPPDLTLLYWLIGGLIAIPLVSALIGVGQTWLTTRIGNGAMADLRVALFAHLERMELAFFTSTRTGDIQSRLANDVGGVRSVLTSTATSILQNVVTVIAAFVSMIVLSWQLTIITLVLMPLFMVIQVRVGKRRKALQRRTQESLSEMTAITEESLGVSGVLLAKVFNRADVEVERYRRENRRQTRLQVKNAMTGQTFFSIVSTFFGLTPAIVYLVAGLLINGGTLVGGAVLTAGTIVAFTTLQSRLQQPLVQLMRVTLDVQTSFALFGRLFEYLDLEPAIQDRPGARALRKDEVRGEVELRDVWFRYPQTRAESAPGGAAASGGGRGGKGGRGARGRSGRGYRALEVPVVAALTDMAGANVLPPTSAPGLAAAVPVVDEPGAARGSAERPSAERPTAEGTRAGTPSAVHPDDPAPLPEARKYLDIDVTDLAQVGEDLDADGRISDSEKWALADLSLTVRAGQLAALVGPSGSGKTTLTYLVPRLHEVTRGAVLIDGVDVRDVTQGSLADVVGMVTQEPYLFHGTITENLRYARADATDAEIVEACRAANIHDRIVSFADGYETITGERGFRLSGGEKQRLSIARVLIKDPKILILDEATSALDTATERLVQQALERAMADRTTFAIAHRLSTIMNADVIFGVADGRLVEHGTHDELLRRGGLYARLYAEQFGGGAVEARLADAVQFADGTTIPRAATHPHPDVPV; encoded by the coding sequence ATGCCCGCCCCCGTGCCACCCGCCGGGCCCCGCACCACGACGGCGCCCCCACCCCCACCCCCACCCCCGACCGCCATCGCCGGCACCCGGGACCAACCGGTCCTACGACGCATCGCGACCCTGCTCTCGCCCTACAAGGCCCAGCTCGCGCTCGTGGCGCTCGCGGTCGTCGTCAGCGCGGGGCTGACGAGCGTGGCCCCGTTCCTCACCCGCTCGGTGTTCGACGACGCGCTCTTCCCGGCCACGCCCGACGGCACCGTCGGACCGCCCGACCTGACCCTGCTGTACTGGCTCATCGGCGGGCTGATCGCGATCCCGCTGGTCAGCGCCCTCATCGGCGTCGGGCAGACGTGGCTGACCACCCGCATCGGCAACGGCGCGATGGCGGACCTGCGCGTGGCGCTGTTCGCTCACCTGGAACGCATGGAGCTCGCGTTCTTCACCTCGACGCGCACCGGCGACATCCAGTCGCGCCTGGCCAACGACGTCGGCGGGGTGCGGTCGGTGCTCACCAGCACCGCGACGTCGATCCTGCAGAACGTCGTGACCGTCATCGCGGCGTTCGTGTCGATGATCGTGCTGAGCTGGCAGCTGACCATCATCACGCTGGTGCTGATGCCGCTGTTCATGGTGATCCAGGTCCGCGTCGGCAAGCGGCGCAAGGCGTTGCAGCGGCGCACGCAGGAATCGTTGTCGGAGATGACGGCGATCACCGAGGAGTCGCTCGGCGTCTCGGGCGTGCTGCTCGCCAAGGTGTTCAACCGTGCCGACGTCGAGGTCGAGCGGTACCGCCGCGAGAACCGCCGCCAGACGCGGCTCCAGGTCAAGAACGCCATGACCGGGCAGACGTTCTTCTCGATCGTCTCCACGTTCTTCGGGCTGACACCCGCGATCGTGTACCTCGTGGCGGGGCTGCTCATCAACGGCGGCACGCTCGTGGGCGGGGCCGTGCTGACGGCCGGGACCATCGTCGCGTTCACGACCCTCCAGTCCCGGCTCCAGCAGCCGCTCGTGCAGCTCATGCGCGTGACCCTGGACGTGCAGACGTCGTTCGCGCTGTTTGGGCGCCTCTTCGAGTACCTCGACCTCGAACCCGCCATCCAGGACCGGCCCGGGGCGCGTGCGCTGCGCAAGGACGAGGTGCGCGGCGAGGTCGAGCTGCGCGACGTCTGGTTCCGCTACCCGCAGACCCGCGCGGAGTCCGCGCCGGGGGGAGCGGCGGCGTCGGGCGGCGGCCGTGGCGGCAAGGGCGGGCGCGGGGCGCGCGGCCGCTCGGGGCGCGGGTACCGGGCGCTCGAGGTGCCCGTGGTCGCGGCGCTCACCGACATGGCCGGCGCCAACGTCCTGCCGCCGACGTCGGCACCCGGGCTGGCGGCCGCGGTGCCCGTCGTGGACGAGCCCGGTGCCGCGCGGGGTTCCGCGGAGCGGCCTTCTGCGGAGCGGCCGACGGCCGAGGGCACGCGGGCGGGCACGCCGTCGGCCGTCCACCCGGACGACCCGGCCCCGCTGCCCGAGGCGCGCAAGTACCTCGACATCGACGTGACCGACCTCGCCCAGGTGGGCGAGGACCTCGACGCCGACGGCCGCATCTCCGACTCCGAGAAGTGGGCGCTCGCGGATCTCTCGCTGACGGTGCGGGCCGGGCAGCTCGCGGCGCTCGTCGGCCCGTCCGGCTCGGGCAAGACGACCCTGACGTACCTGGTGCCGCGCCTGCACGAGGTGACGCGCGGCGCCGTGCTCATCGACGGCGTCGACGTGCGTGACGTCACGCAGGGGTCGCTGGCCGACGTCGTCGGGATGGTGACGCAGGAGCCGTACCTGTTCCACGGGACGATCACCGAGAACCTCCGGTACGCGCGGGCCGACGCGACCGACGCCGAGATCGTCGAGGCGTGCCGGGCGGCGAACATCCACGACCGGATCGTGAGCTTCGCGGACGGGTACGAGACCATCACGGGCGAGCGCGGGTTCCGCCTGTCGGGCGGTGAGAAACAGCGGCTGTCCATCGCCCGGGTGCTCATCAAGGACCCCAAGATCCTCATCCTCGACGAGGCGACGTCGGCCCTCGACACCGCGACCGAGCGGCTGGTGCAGCAGGCGCTCGAACGCGCGATGGCCGACCGGACGACGTTCGCGATCGCGCACCGCCTGTCGACGATCATGAACGCCGACGTGATCTTCGGGGTCGCGGACGGGCGGCTCGTCGAGCACGGCACGCACGACGAGCTGCTGCGGCGCGGCGGCCTTTACGCGCGGTTGTACGCCGAACAGTTCGGGGGCGGCGCCGTCGAGGCCCGCCTGGCGGACGCCGTCCAGTTCGCGGACGGCACCACCATCCCCCGCGCGGCCACCCACCCGCACCCGGACGTACCGGTCTGA
- a CDS encoding DUF4097 family beta strand repeat-containing protein, which translates to MTAPTQPFDPAPTADPSPAVGPAPSRRPGMRGLAVAGIVLAAVAVGWGVLLLVDFARSSTTTAHASYRPAPTVELVADGAVHVTAAPGSVQVDRVARSGLSGPRYAVDQRDDRLVVTHRCTGLGAVLISCSGGLDVTVPEATHVIVRTSNGQVVASGLAGDVRLRTSNGRVEATRIGGLLHVETSNGDIAVRDTAGDADLRTSNGRIHAVGVGGTLTAESSNGHLDLREIGGSARATTSNGSVEIAAVDGDVTARTSNGDITVHGGPEPVALTIRTSNGNQRVEGPTDPDARRRVEIRTSNGDVSYLGG; encoded by the coding sequence ATGACCGCGCCGACCCAGCCCTTCGACCCGGCACCGACCGCCGATCCCTCGCCGGCCGTCGGCCCCGCCCCCTCCCGGCGGCCAGGCATGCGCGGCCTCGCCGTCGCAGGGATCGTCCTCGCGGCCGTGGCAGTCGGGTGGGGCGTGCTCCTGCTGGTCGACTTCGCGCGGTCGAGCACGACGACGGCCCACGCCTCGTACCGCCCCGCCCCGACCGTCGAGCTCGTCGCCGACGGCGCCGTCCACGTCACCGCCGCACCCGGCTCCGTCCAGGTCGACCGGGTCGCGCGCTCGGGCCTCAGCGGCCCGCGGTACGCGGTGGACCAGCGCGACGACCGGCTCGTGGTGACACACCGCTGCACCGGGCTCGGCGCCGTGCTGATCAGCTGCTCGGGCGGGTTGGACGTGACCGTGCCCGAGGCCACGCACGTCATCGTGCGGACCTCCAACGGGCAGGTCGTCGCAAGCGGGCTCGCCGGCGACGTACGGCTGCGCACCAGCAACGGTCGCGTCGAGGCGACACGCATCGGCGGGCTGCTCCACGTCGAGACCAGCAACGGGGACATCGCCGTGCGTGACACCGCCGGCGACGCCGACCTGCGCACGTCGAACGGCCGGATCCACGCCGTCGGGGTGGGCGGGACGCTCACGGCGGAGTCGAGCAACGGTCACCTCGACCTGCGCGAGATCGGCGGGTCGGCCCGCGCGACCACGAGCAACGGCAGCGTCGAGATCGCCGCCGTCGACGGCGACGTGACCGCGCGCACCAGCAACGGCGACATCACCGTGCACGGCGGCCCCGAGCCGGTCGCCCTGACCATCCGCACCAGCAACGGGAACCAGCGCGTCGAAGGCCCCACCGACCCGGACGCGCGCCGCCGCGTCGAGATCCGCACCTCCAACGGGGACGTCTCCTACCTGGGCGGGTGA
- a CDS encoding Sir2 family NAD-dependent protein deacetylase — translation MPPAAQPRPILRAAYQQRTWTLPADAVVRHGTAEDAARVLHGLTFTVLTGAGISTDSGIPDYRSPDSPPRNPMTFQQFVADEAFRRHYWARNHVGWQHVRRTRPNGGHLALAALEDRGIVRGVITQNVDLLHEQAGSRKVIDLHGRSDRVVCLTCRRVISRAHLAERLSALNPHFLDEVLDGVRTVTDIEVAPDADAVVEQTAHFRPAPCEFCGGVLKPEIVYFGEAVPRERVERAFAMVDDAGALLVAGTSLTVMSGLRFVRHAAKAGMPVVIVNRGETRGDPLATVKVEADVTETLTALAGALAR, via the coding sequence GTGCCCCCTGCCGCACAGCCTCGCCCGATCCTCAGGGCCGCGTATCAGCAGCGCACGTGGACCCTTCCCGCGGACGCCGTCGTCCGGCACGGCACCGCCGAGGACGCCGCGCGGGTGCTGCACGGCCTGACCTTCACGGTGCTGACGGGTGCGGGCATCTCGACGGACTCGGGCATCCCCGACTACCGCAGCCCGGACTCGCCGCCTCGCAACCCGATGACGTTCCAGCAGTTCGTCGCGGACGAGGCGTTCCGCCGCCACTACTGGGCGCGCAACCATGTGGGCTGGCAGCACGTGCGCCGCACTCGGCCCAATGGCGGGCATCTCGCTCTGGCCGCCTTGGAGGATCGTGGCATCGTGCGCGGCGTCATCACGCAGAACGTCGACCTGCTGCACGAGCAGGCCGGTTCCCGCAAGGTGATCGACCTGCACGGCCGTTCCGACCGGGTGGTGTGCCTGACGTGCCGCCGGGTGATCTCGCGGGCGCATCTGGCCGAGCGGTTGTCGGCTCTCAACCCGCACTTCCTCGACGAGGTGCTCGACGGCGTCCGCACCGTCACCGACATCGAGGTGGCTCCCGACGCCGACGCCGTCGTCGAGCAGACCGCGCACTTTCGCCCGGCACCGTGCGAGTTCTGCGGCGGGGTGCTCAAGCCGGAGATCGTCTACTTCGGCGAGGCGGTGCCGCGTGAGCGGGTCGAGCGCGCGTTCGCGATGGTCGACGACGCGGGGGCGTTGCTCGTGGCGGGCACGTCGCTGACGGTGATGAGCGGGCTGCGGTTCGTGCGGCATGCGGCCAAGGCGGGCATGCCGGTGGTCATCGTCAACCGCGGTGAGACGCGTGGGGACCCGCTCGCCACGGTCAAGGTCGAGGCTGACGTCACCGAGACGCTGACGGCGCTGGCGGGCGCGCTCGCGCGGTAG
- a CDS encoding DUF1778 domain-containing protein: MSTENARSERLNMRLTPEALATIREAASAQQQDVSAFVLGAAMERAREVLLRDRVIKLTPREVDQVEAALNEDATVIPELAAAITAARRDMKRLGVKELASR; the protein is encoded by the coding sequence ATGTCCACAGAGAACGCGCGCTCCGAGCGCCTGAACATGCGCCTGACGCCAGAGGCCCTGGCCACGATCCGCGAGGCGGCGTCTGCCCAGCAGCAGGACGTGTCCGCATTCGTCCTTGGCGCCGCGATGGAGCGAGCGCGCGAGGTGCTGCTCCGTGACCGCGTCATCAAACTGACCCCACGCGAGGTCGACCAGGTCGAGGCTGCCTTGAACGAGGACGCGACCGTCATTCCCGAACTGGCGGCTGCGATCACGGCGGCACGTCGGGACATGAAGCGGCTCGGCGTGAAGGAACTGGCGTCGCGCTGA
- a CDS encoding GNAT family N-acetyltransferase produces MFIVRPFTSDALKLHPFTCGEPELDDWLAHYASQSERRDNARTMLLLDEREGRVAGYYTMLTFELSVEEAESALGRARRYPVPATLIARLAVDSDYKGKGLGRFLLVQALERLAAASVDLGFEMVVVHALHEDVACFYLKHGFQRFADHSLGLFLTTKRLRATYAASDPD; encoded by the coding sequence ATGTTCATCGTTCGACCGTTCACGTCCGACGCCCTCAAGTTGCACCCGTTCACGTGTGGCGAACCAGAGCTCGACGACTGGCTCGCGCATTACGCCAGCCAGAGCGAGCGCAGAGACAACGCGCGCACGATGCTGCTGCTTGACGAGCGCGAGGGCCGCGTGGCCGGCTACTACACGATGCTCACCTTCGAGCTGTCCGTCGAGGAGGCGGAGTCGGCGCTGGGGCGCGCTCGTCGCTACCCGGTGCCCGCGACGCTCATCGCACGCCTCGCCGTCGACTCGGACTACAAGGGCAAGGGCCTCGGGAGGTTCCTTCTGGTTCAGGCGCTCGAGCGGCTGGCCGCAGCGTCGGTCGATCTCGGCTTCGAGATGGTCGTGGTTCACGCACTCCACGAAGACGTGGCGTGCTTCTACCTCAAGCACGGGTTCCAGCGCTTCGCGGACCACTCGCTCGGCCTGTTCCTCACGACGAAGCGGCTGCGGGCGACGTACGCCGCGTCGGATCCCGATTGA
- a CDS encoding restriction endonuclease, whose amino-acid sequence MTQNDLPSYQDFILPAIRAVAELGGSARSREIADHILGEVDPTAEMLALTYESDPTKAVIADRVAWGRSYAKLIGALESPKRGVFLLAPLGKDLLALPEEEGKQRVLVLEREFRRSRPRKSSARTTDSPEVPNGFVADPIQDPSDVAIEPEDEADEPLSWKDTPRARLHKLSPTAFEDFVLYLLRLYGLQLERVGGSGDEGIDGIGTAPISPVLSSRVAVQVKRYDPNGKPVGREVVALFQRDAQTKGAERAILVTLGRFSEPARRAAISTTPTVDLIDGEKLADLVLEQQVGVKPEPVVDLHWFDRFD is encoded by the coding sequence ATGACGCAGAACGACCTGCCGTCCTACCAGGACTTCATTCTCCCGGCGATCCGCGCAGTCGCAGAGCTTGGTGGATCGGCGCGGAGCAGGGAGATCGCGGATCACATCCTCGGCGAGGTCGACCCGACGGCGGAGATGCTCGCCCTCACGTATGAGTCGGATCCGACGAAGGCGGTCATCGCCGACAGGGTTGCCTGGGGTCGGTCCTACGCGAAGCTCATCGGGGCGCTGGAGAGCCCGAAGCGCGGAGTCTTCTTGCTCGCCCCGCTTGGCAAGGATCTCCTTGCGCTCCCCGAGGAGGAGGGAAAGCAACGCGTGCTCGTCCTCGAGCGAGAGTTCCGCAGGAGCCGGCCACGCAAGTCGTCAGCTCGGACGACCGACTCGCCTGAGGTGCCCAACGGCTTCGTCGCGGACCCGATCCAGGATCCGTCCGACGTGGCGATCGAGCCGGAGGACGAGGCTGACGAACCGTTGAGTTGGAAGGACACCCCCCGCGCTCGACTCCACAAGCTCAGCCCAACGGCTTTCGAAGATTTCGTTCTGTATCTGCTCCGGCTCTACGGCCTCCAACTCGAGCGGGTTGGAGGTTCAGGTGATGAGGGCATCGACGGGATCGGCACGGCGCCAATCAGCCCAGTCTTGTCTTCGCGCGTCGCCGTACAGGTCAAGCGCTACGACCCCAACGGCAAACCCGTGGGTCGCGAGGTTGTTGCGCTCTTTCAGCGGGACGCCCAGACCAAGGGTGCCGAACGAGCGATCCTCGTCACCCTCGGACGGTTCTCCGAGCCGGCGCGGAGGGCCGCCATCTCGACGACGCCTACCGTCGATCTCATCGACGGGGAGAAGCTTGCGGATCTCGTCCTCGAACAGCAGGTCGGCGTCAAGCCCGAACCGGTTGTCGACCTCCACTGGTTCGACCGCTTCGACTGA
- a CDS encoding Eco57I restriction-modification methylase domain-containing protein, whose protein sequence is MAVAEVGFVEYGEVFTRRWVVETILDLAGYTAERNLTATTLVEPSVGSGAFIGPVVERLAASARTHGVRFEDLADAVRGYDLQPQHVESCRTLVTEILRTHGASDGVARLLAMTWLRSADFLLDDVDVPADFVVGNPPYIRSDDLDDETGAAYRARWTTMWGRADIFVGFYERALAMLKPDGKLGFICADRWMRNAYGARLRELVAERYAVETLWQMHDVDAFQAEVSAYPAITILGRHEQGTVTVLDTTDEFGPRGAAEALRFCQADVDDAHGHGWSGSRLADWFEGRDLWPAGRPALIRVLERLNETFPTLEETGGTTKISIGVASGADKAYIVDRHADVEADRLLPLVMADDIRTGTLGTARRVLINPWDERGELVDLTAYPRMARALAAHPAVKRRFVARKNPGRWHRTIDKVYPGLAERPKLLLQDMKAQITPVLEPGGLYPHHNLYYIVSTGWDLEVLGGLLLSEVAEAFVDAYGVKMRGGTLRFQAQYLRKIRVPQPEMISPEVAVQLRKAFRAGDRAAATRAAEAAYGLTEGTMAAVRGAKRDNTPSLFD, encoded by the coding sequence ATGGCCGTGGCAGAGGTGGGGTTCGTCGAGTACGGGGAGGTCTTCACCCGACGCTGGGTGGTCGAGACGATCCTCGACCTCGCGGGCTACACGGCCGAGCGGAACCTGACGGCCACGACACTCGTCGAACCATCGGTGGGCTCTGGGGCGTTCATCGGCCCTGTTGTCGAGCGGCTCGCTGCCAGCGCGAGGACGCACGGCGTTCGCTTCGAGGATCTCGCCGACGCTGTCCGTGGGTATGACCTCCAGCCCCAGCACGTCGAGTCCTGTCGAACGCTGGTCACCGAGATCCTGCGCACGCACGGAGCGTCCGACGGCGTCGCGCGCTTGTTGGCGATGACGTGGCTTCGCAGCGCCGACTTCCTGTTGGACGACGTGGACGTTCCGGCCGACTTCGTCGTCGGAAACCCGCCGTACATTCGCTCGGACGATCTCGACGACGAGACCGGGGCGGCCTACCGCGCCCGGTGGACCACGATGTGGGGCCGCGCCGACATCTTCGTCGGGTTCTACGAGCGCGCACTCGCGATGCTGAAGCCCGATGGCAAACTGGGGTTCATCTGCGCCGACCGGTGGATGCGGAACGCGTACGGTGCACGCCTGCGAGAGCTCGTCGCCGAACGGTACGCGGTCGAGACCTTGTGGCAGATGCACGACGTCGACGCGTTCCAGGCCGAGGTTTCGGCGTACCCCGCCATCACGATCCTTGGCCGGCACGAACAGGGCACCGTGACCGTCCTCGACACGACGGACGAGTTCGGCCCTCGCGGTGCCGCTGAGGCATTGCGCTTCTGCCAGGCCGACGTCGATGACGCGCACGGTCATGGATGGAGCGGGTCCCGGCTGGCCGACTGGTTCGAAGGGCGCGACCTGTGGCCGGCGGGCAGGCCGGCGCTGATCAGGGTGCTCGAGCGGCTCAACGAGACGTTCCCGACCCTCGAAGAGACGGGCGGCACGACGAAGATCTCGATCGGCGTCGCATCCGGGGCGGACAAGGCTTACATCGTCGACCGGCACGCCGACGTCGAGGCCGATCGGCTGCTTCCGCTCGTCATGGCAGACGACATCCGCACCGGGACGCTCGGCACGGCTCGCCGGGTCCTGATCAACCCGTGGGACGAGCGGGGCGAGCTCGTCGACCTGACGGCGTATCCGCGCATGGCTCGGGCGCTAGCGGCGCACCCGGCGGTCAAGCGCCGCTTCGTCGCACGGAAGAACCCTGGTCGGTGGCATCGGACGATCGACAAGGTCTATCCGGGGCTGGCCGAGCGTCCGAAGCTGCTGCTCCAGGACATGAAGGCGCAGATCACGCCCGTCCTCGAGCCTGGTGGTCTCTACCCGCACCACAACCTTTACTACATCGTCTCGACAGGCTGGGACCTCGAGGTGCTTGGCGGGCTCCTGCTGAGCGAGGTCGCCGAGGCGTTCGTCGACGCTTACGGCGTCAAGATGCGCGGGGGAACGCTGCGCTTCCAGGCCCAGTACCTCCGCAAGATCCGCGTGCCTCAGCCCGAGATGATCTCGCCCGAAGTCGCGGTCCAACTGCGCAAGGCGTTCCGAGCAGGCGATCGCGCCGCGGCGACGCGGGCGGCAGAGGCGGCCTACGGCCTCACCGAGGGGACGATGGCCGCCGTCCGAGGCGCCAAGCGCGACAACACGCCATCTCTCTTCGACTGA
- a CDS encoding transposase: MHSFVRGLGQHQNPVVAAVTLPHHNGRTEGVNTRTKMLKRQMYGRAGFDLLPHRILLTV; encoded by the coding sequence CTGCACTCGTTCGTCCGCGGCCTCGGGCAACACCAGAACCCGGTCGTCGCAGCGGTCACCCTCCCGCATCACAACGGGCGCACCGAAGGCGTCAACACGCGCACCAAGATGCTCAAACGCCAGATGTACGGACGCGCCGGGTTCGACCTCCTCCCCCACCGCATCCTCCTGACCGTGTGA
- a CDS encoding FRG domain-containing protein, with protein sequence MSIEEVRVKSISELVAEVLKIGASLGSERPLWHRGQSCSNHRLLASLARKVENPKALLSLEQRLITRFRQRSLPYWPAGYPQNDWEQLFAMQHHELPTRLLDWSENLFVALYFASSDGARDSETHEGVRCYPSMWILDPVGWNRQAKQLQEFPDVAILTTDSDDLKAYAPLSNETDLARRYAQPLAIYGAYNSARILAQRGSFTVTGNSLSSMEDFASEHSTSALWKFIVEIPRVQIQRDLSTLGFAESMIFPDLVGVSREIAALEGLS encoded by the coding sequence GTGTCGATCGAAGAAGTCCGCGTCAAGTCGATCTCGGAGCTCGTCGCAGAGGTTCTCAAGATTGGCGCCTCATTGGGTTCTGAGCGCCCCTTGTGGCACCGAGGCCAGAGCTGTTCGAACCACAGGCTACTTGCGTCACTCGCGCGTAAGGTGGAGAATCCAAAAGCCCTTCTTTCGCTGGAGCAGCGCCTAATTACTCGGTTCCGGCAGCGCAGCCTTCCGTATTGGCCCGCGGGATATCCGCAGAATGACTGGGAACAGTTGTTCGCTATGCAACACCACGAGCTTCCAACTCGTCTACTTGATTGGAGTGAAAACCTGTTCGTGGCCCTCTACTTCGCGTCGTCGGACGGCGCGAGAGACTCAGAAACACACGAAGGCGTGCGGTGCTACCCAAGCATGTGGATCTTGGATCCCGTTGGATGGAATCGACAGGCCAAACAGCTCCAGGAGTTTCCTGATGTGGCAATCTTGACCACTGATTCGGACGACTTGAAAGCGTACGCTCCGCTCTCAAATGAGACGGATCTCGCCCGTCGGTACGCGCAGCCATTGGCGATCTATGGGGCCTACAATTCTGCGAGGATTCTTGCTCAGCGCGGGAGTTTCACAGTCACAGGAAACAGCCTTTCCTCGATGGAGGACTTCGCGAGCGAGCATTCAACTTCCGCACTCTGGAAGTTCATTGTCGAAATCCCCAGAGTTCAGATTCAGCGAGATCTCAGCACGCTGGGGTTTGCCGAAAGCATGATTTTCCCCGACTTGGTCGGCGTGAGCCGAGAGATCGCCGCACTGGAAGGACTCTCGTGA